The nucleotide window GCCACCATTAACTTGTCATCACCATTTTCACATCTCTAATAGTGCGAATTAATTTGACGTATGCATGCGGAGCTCCTTTGGCCACAGACGACAACacaagaaaaatatcaataatctTTGGAAATggataatttcaataaaaaagaaattatacaaGCAATTCTAATTGCCGACAACAATGTGGAGAACTTCCGTCCCTTGTCAGACACCAATTCGACGGTGAGTTAATTCAACTACTGTTGCAAAACACTGaccataaaataaatgttttgtaattctAGGCTTTGCTGCCATTAGTGAATGTCACCATGTTGGATTATGCCTTGGAGGCTTTAAATCGTAGTGGCATCGAAGaggtgtttgtatttaccagtctgtatttacaaaatgtaaggGAACACATTGAGTAAGTAATGaaattgtttgtatataaattgtgtatattttctaatgctttttattgttgttgctttgGTTAGAAAAGGAATTGCATCATTGTGTTCGTGGTCGGTTAATATGAAAGTTCATGTTATAGGAGGAGAAGGCTGCAGATGTTTTGGTGATGCCATGCGTGAGCTGGATGCCAAAGCTTTGATACGTGGTAATTTTGTGCTGTTGGGAGCCGATACGGTAACAAATGCCGATTTAAGACCCATATTTGAGCAACACAAGTaagttgtaaaataatttttaaagtgctgtataatttatagattttattttagaaaaacctTAAAATATGATAAAGGAGCAGCAGCTACGGTCATCTTTAAAGAAGCGGAAAATCATTTAAGATCAGGCAATGAAGTTATGATTGCCATGGATGTTCAAAACAATCGTTTACATCATCACCAACGTTTAAGTGTCAATGAGAAAGAATCGCATTTTGATATACCCCTAGAAGTGTTTATGCTCAATTCTCAAGTGGCATTGCTGCATAACTTACTGGATCCCCAAATGGCGATAGGTTCACCTTCCATGTTGTCATTGTTTTCGGATaattttgatttcgaaacaCGCGATGATTTTGTTCGAGGCATATTGATTAATGAGGAAATTCTAGACAGTCGTATCTATGTTTCCCTTTTGCCACGCGAACAATATGCCCGCAAGGTAAACAATTGGCTGACTTATCAAATTGTCAGCAATGACATCATAAATCGTTGGTCCTATCCCCTAGTACCTGATATGGGTATTGTCGACCTGAAACAGCTGTACATCTTCCATAAAAATAATATCTACAAAAGCCCTACGGCTAGTTTGGCCAAAGTGTCACTGGGCGAAAATGTGGTGGTACACAAAAATAGTGTAGTCGGTGCCGGTTCAACACTGACATGTTCTGTGTTGGGACAAAATGTCAAAGTTGGACAAAATTGTCGTATTGTTAATGCATTTCTGTTGGACAATGTAATAGTGGAGGATAATTGTTGTTTGGAATTCTGTGTTGTTGGCCAGAATACTGTGGTGAAAGCTAATACTGAACTGAAAGAAGGCTGTGTGATAGGAGAATCGTGTGTGTTGCCGGCCAATACTAAACTAACAAAATCGTTAGTGAAAAATGCGTCAGAAGGTAAGGTAAATTTAAATGGGGAGATTTGTTTCTGATGTAATATACTTATCCATTTTTTAAGGCTCCTTAAAGAAACTTGGTGATAAGGCCTTTGTTATAAACGACAAAGTTAACAACAGAACAATATCAGAAAATGATGAGGATCATGATATATTGACCGTTAAGGCAGCAGCACCCAAAATGATGAAATTACCTCTGAAACAGGAAGAAAGTGATTACTATTCCAGCAGTGATGAAGAAGATTCGCAACCTTGTTCTCCCCTGCCCGATGATACCAATAGTGAGACCTTTTGAATAACTGATTAATTCCAGTACATattattaaactttatttttatagttttcctTTCGGAAGTGGTTGATTCTTTGTCCAGAGGTTTTCAGGAGAAATCAAATCCAGATTTCCTTATACTCGAAATTAATTCTTCCCGCTATGCCTACAACATGTCTCTCAAAGAGGTCAACTTTAATGTGGTCAAGGCTATTTTCAGTTTGCCCACCATTAAGGAACCCtctaataataatgttttaattgaaattaatgcggtCTTTAAACAATTGGGTCCCGTCATGTCCAATTATATAAAAAGTGAGGAGGCCATGTTGGATTGCCTTAAGGCTTTAGAGGTTTGTTGCtaaattttgtggtttttaaagtaatttaataatttgtttgtgtgtttttagGATATTTATGAAGAAAACGAATTTGTACGCgagaaaatttcacaaattgtTCATTATTTATATGATAAAGATTTTGTAACGGAAGAAGCTGTCTTGGCTTGGTATGAAGATTTAGATGAAGAGGAGCATACACAATTGCGTAAAAGTCTGTTTAAACTTATTGAATGGTTGCAACAATCCTCCGATGAAGAGGATGATAGtgattagttttttttgtttgttgtcttgttttttattcttccaaaaaaaaaaaattttttgaatttaaaaataaagaattgaaaaaataattgaaaacaatcTTACACTCTACAGTTTTTTGTGGCGAAAATATCCACTATGGgtcaaaatcatatttttcaccaactaaattttgttcttgTTTGATATTGAATTCTGTACATTTTATCTATACGAAAGGTCCTTGAATATAATCCCAAGTTAATCTAACAAATAAAAAGTTACTCCctttttatttagcaaataataaaatttttatttgaaacgtACTTAATTAAACAAGTAATAATTATTGAATACGAGAAAAGAAAACTACAATTAAACAATATATTAGGGGGTATAAGAAATCAATTAATAAAAACCAGCCGTTTAACGGTCCATAGCGCCAGCTGCTCCACCGCTAAAATGTGACGATGCAATTGCATTAGTTGATCCACTGGTGTTCATCATACTCTGTCCTATGCCACAGCGTATGTGATGCAAATGTATTTGCACGTGTTTTTGAAATGTTTCCACATTGACGCCATTCAAACTGGAACGCACCTCTTCGATGCAGCCCTCTAAAATCTTATTGACTTGAGATGAATTCTCAGTGCTCAGATGCGAGGCCACAATTAATACGGTAgctagttttttaattaaacctaaaatgtttttattcataattatgcCTTGATTATTACGTTTCACTGCATCCTCGGCTGACTCGCGACATTTCTCACGCAAATATGAGGGTGTTAGCATGGCTCGCACCTGGGGATCGGGCGTTAGTTCACCGGCAAAGACTTGTACATCGTTTAGATAGTCCAGTATGTCACGATTCATTTTCTCCATAGAAATTACTATGGAAGCATAACGTCTTTGAAATTCTTCATTCAACTGGGGTGTATTTGTTTCGGCCGTAGAGCTAGTGGCAGCCGTTGCAGCATTTTGACTGTCGTCCGATGAAGCGGAGGAATTTGAATTATTATGGGCAGCTAATAGCTGTTGTGAGGCCTTGAGCTCTGCTTCATGGTTCATGTCATTGAGACGCTGCAGTTTTGCTTTCTTACTGGCCAAAGCTCGTTTCAAACGCACCAATGTTTCCAATAGTTTCGGCGGATAGCCATTAATGTTTTCCTCCCTTAGTACGGGATTCTTGAAGGGACTGTCTATGAATTCCTGGCCCAACAAAGGATCACTCTTATTCAAATTCATATTCAAAGTATTGCGCAAGCGTGCCGCCCTTAAAGGTGACATGATATTTGTACTGGACGAGCTACCACCACCATTATAAACAGCCGATAGACTAGGACGAAAGTCTTTGGTGATGCTCTGCAATGGTAACATTTCATTAAAGTTCTCCGAGACAATTTCATAATCGGGTATTGAATGGGTGCCCAAACCATTGCGATCGAATGTTACTCTGTAGCTAGAGGACACAGAATCGAAAGCATCTACAGTGCCGCTAAATATACCATCTTGTGGTACGCGTAGTCTAGCCGTTACTTTGGTGCCCAAAGGCAGAGGCAATGGTATTTTTTCCGGCAAATCtcgtacaaaatttaaatccttTATGTCACCAGAACGGCAACGCGTTTGCATGTAACGCATCTTTTGGCGTTTTCTTTCCAACTCTCGCCTCTCCTCATCGAAAAAGGCCTGCGAACAACGGCGTGGTTTGCCCATTAACGAACGTACCTTTTGCCATTCAAGTCTGGTCATTTGTCGAGTTCGCAAATGCGGAAATAACTCTGCTATGCACACTTGAAAATCATTGTCACCCTCAAATAAAGGTTTGTCTATAAACGAATAGAACCACTCGAATATCACCCATTTATGGGCCTTGGGCAATTTCAGCAAATTGCGCAAACGTAAACCAATACGTTGACCGATTCTCTTATCGGCCGGTACAATCGAAGCCGAATTCGAATGTGAGCCAGGGGTATTATTGGTACTCTTTATACTCGATTTGGGTGTAGTGTTAGCTGAAACACTGCCAGAGGATTTTGTGGGCGTGGTGTATCTTTGTTGCATAGTCAATTTGCCATCTTCGGAGCGCATGTATCTGGACACAACGCCTTTACGTTTCTTCAGCACTTTGGTAGGTGTCTTAGTGGGTGAAATATTCTTCATAATGCCGCCCGCTTTACGCGGCGAAAGACTCATTCTCAAAGGTTTGTCATCGTTAATAATGTCATCGTCGAAAAAGAAACGATTACGTTTGCGTATTCTAGCCGGCATGCCGCGGGCATTAAGCATTTGTATCGGTTGTTGGGGTTGCGGCTTTGGTGGCGGTGCAGTGCCCACACGTTGTAGTCCCAATGTGGCCAAGCTGAACGATGGTGGTGGTTCTTCGGGTTCATCGTCGGATATGGGTGGTgatgtttcctttttatttgCCCTACTAGTTGTAGGTTCTTCCTCGGTTGTCTCCATCTCATCTTCCTCATTGGTTTTGGGATTATCTTCGTCGTCGTACATTTCTCTAAGAAGGCTATGTAGTGAGGGAATGAATGAAAttgtaatattataaaatatagagtttaaaattttagattttttttttgtaaattgtgcACTTAAATTCCATCGAGATTAAACTATTATAAAAAGCTTCATACGGGTTTTTTGGTAGAGATTATTGAGTTATTATTGAAGCAACAGTATTGTATGTGTTTTGACCCATACCATAGCGTAGAACTAGAGGTGCAACTGTGAATATTTACTCTCTCTCAAATTGTATGGCTGACAGAACAACCAAATACTTAggttttttacataaaacttgGGATTAATCCTTCAGATCAATTATTTTTGAGGAATACATAAATCAACCGAAATATTTACAAGGACTTTGTGTAATAGTAGGCTACCGTTACCTTTAttctatacatacaaatatttgttaaccaTAATTGAGTGtcttttaaatctatagaagaagtttaaatacattttttgttatcattgaaataccgttaccgaaataagccAAAATAAATTTACCGCTAAAATACCATAATCGAAATATTCCAAATTAACGTTAGCATTAAACCCTTCCGAATCGTTAGCCAAACTTGATAAATTGTTTAGTTGATATCTTGCAATCTGTTTAATATTGCTACGAAATTGCACtaacaatttgaatttaacggtctgtaacgactgcttgcaacattcatcatgtttataaacatttccatcagtcgAATCTTCTacatgttattaacattgtttataagtataacaacattaacattaaatctggtaaaagctctagaaatagaacattctagttttgacCGTTTgttaattcatgaaactactagaagattgCAACTACTAGATTCGTTCCCACGACAATTGGATCTCCGTTCCGGAACGACCCGATTCATATTCGGCCAAAGATTGTCAGCTCAGCAACAGCAAACCGAATGTTTTTTCCCCCAGGAAAGAACAATCGGTCACAGTcgaactgttacaacaacaactagaTTGCAGAGAGGTAGTATATTGCAGGCGTTGTTAGACTAAACATCAACTGTTTTTGAAGTTGTAAAGAGTTACCATTTTTAAACTATTGTTCTCCTTTAATTGCAATAAAAAGAATACGTtatatttaatggaaataaaccaacgtttttaaaaggtaaaaacataacaataccttaaatttaaattcttactgtgtttcaaacaaagcctttaaattaaacacattatatatattttgttttgtatattgtttttaatttataattaatactttttactttattttcatttcaaaattttgtttgttctcctTGTTCTAGGAGAAGCAGAAACATTCAACATAAGCACATGtacaatagttttatttttctcaattgCAACaatttcgtttaatttttttggtaatttattacaattatgATTTTTAGTTGTTGTTAATTTGTAGTATTATGTACTTAAATTGTGTGTGTGTAGGTGTGTATATGTTTATATATGAatagtgtttttatttttttcatttttattgttgtaattattcaTTGTATGTTAGGCTTTTGAAAGCCCCTAATTAAAATATCAATGTTTTTAAATGTGAttgattataataataatatagtacatatacatagattttctttaaaacgatgtaatttttatttatttatttgtctaatatgaaaaatacaattaataatTAGTAGCATAAAGAG belongs to Calliphora vicina chromosome 4, idCalVici1.1, whole genome shotgun sequence and includes:
- the eIF2Bepsilon gene encoding translation initiation factor eIF2B subunit epsilon, whose protein sequence is MDNFNKKEIIQAILIADNNVENFRPLSDTNSTALLPLVNVTMLDYALEALNRSGIEEVFVFTSLYLQNVREHIEKGIASLCSWSVNMKVHVIGGEGCRCFGDAMRELDAKALIRGNFVLLGADTVTNADLRPIFEQHKKTLKYDKGAAATVIFKEAENHLRSGNEVMIAMDVQNNRLHHHQRLSVNEKESHFDIPLEVFMLNSQVALLHNLLDPQMAIGSPSMLSLFSDNFDFETRDDFVRGILINEEILDSRIYVSLLPREQYARKVNNWLTYQIVSNDIINRWSYPLVPDMGIVDLKQLYIFHKNNIYKSPTASLAKVSLGENVVVHKNSVVGAGSTLTCSVLGQNVKVGQNCRIVNAFLLDNVIVEDNCCLEFCVVGQNTVVKANTELKEGCVIGESCVLPANTKLTKSLVKNASEGSLKKLGDKAFVINDKVNNRTISENDEDHDILTVKAAAPKMMKLPLKQEESDYYSSSDEEDSQPCSPLPDDTNIFLSEVVDSLSRGFQEKSNPDFLILEINSSRYAYNMSLKEVNFNVVKAIFSLPTIKEPSNNNVLIEINAVFKQLGPVMSNYIKSEEAMLDCLKALEDIYEENEFVREKISQIVHYLYDKDFVTEEAVLAWYEDLDEEEHTQLRKSLFKLIEWLQQSSDEEDDSD
- the mip130 gene encoding protein lin-9 homolog gives rise to the protein MYDDEDNPKTNEEDEMETTEEEPTTSRANKKETSPPISDDEPEEPPPSFSLATLGLQRVGTAPPPKPQPQQPIQMLNARGMPARIRKRNRFFFDDDIINDDKPLRMSLSPRKAGGIMKNISPTKTPTKVLKKRKGVVSRYMRSEDGKLTMQQRYTTPTKSSGSVSANTTPKSSIKSTNNTPGSHSNSASIVPADKRIGQRIGLRLRNLLKLPKAHKWVIFEWFYSFIDKPLFEGDNDFQVCIAELFPHLRTRQMTRLEWQKVRSLMGKPRRCSQAFFDEERRELERKRQKMRYMQTRCRSGDIKDLNFVRDLPEKIPLPLPLGTKVTARLRVPQDGIFSGTVDAFDSVSSSYRVTFDRNGLGTHSIPDYEIVSENFNEMLPLQSITKDFRPSLSAVYNGGGSSSSTNIMSPLRAARLRNTLNMNLNKSDPLLGQEFIDSPFKNPVLREENINGYPPKLLETLVRLKRALASKKAKLQRLNDMNHEAELKASQQLLAAHNNSNSSASSDDSQNAATAATSSTAETNTPQLNEEFQRRYASIVISMEKMNRDILDYLNDVQVFAGELTPDPQVRAMLTPSYLREKCRESAEDAVKRNNQGIIMNKNILGLIKKLATVLIVASHLSTENSSQVNKILEGCIEEVRSSLNGVNVETFQKHVQIHLHHIRCGIGQSMMNTSGSTNAIASSHFSGGAAGAMDR